The window GGATCAAACCCCATTAACAGTAGAAAACTTTCTTAAATTGGCCAGGGAAGGATTTTATGATGGTGTCATTTTTCATCGTGTTATTCCTAATTTTATGGCTCAAACTGGCGATCCTAATTCTAAAGATGCTGATCCCTACAATGATGGCACTGGTGGACCTGGTTACACTTTCAATGATGAGTTGGTAAAAAATCTCAGCAATGTACGAGGTACTATGTCTATGGCTAATAGAGGCCCTAATACTAATGGCAGTCAGTTTTTTATTAATATAGTTGATAACACGTTCCTTGATGGCCGTCACGCAGTATTTGGTAAAGTAATTGAAGGATTGGATATTGTTGATAAAATAGTCAATGTACCAACCCGAAAGGATGATCCGAGACTAAAAGATAGGCCAGTAAAAGATGTTAAAATTATCAAGGTAAGTATCGCTAACTAATCATTTGTTCTGGTTTGGCACCCATTTGTAATTCATAATCCATAATTTGTAATTCTTATGCACGTTGCCTTACAACAAGCTAAAGCTACCAGCGGGCAAGCCATTGATCATCTCAAACACGCCTTTAGTCAGATCCAGGCAGGACGAGCCTCTACCGCCTTGGTTGAAGACATTATGGTAGAAAGCTATGGCAGCATGATGTC is drawn from Candidatus Abawacabacteria bacterium and contains these coding sequences:
- a CDS encoding peptidylprolyl isomerase; the encoded protein is MAPTSQPASNPMVTMETSMGMVKIELFKDQTPLTVENFLKLAREGFYDGVIFHRVIPNFMAQTGDPNSKDADPYNDGTGGPGYTFNDELVKNLSNVRGTMSMANRGPNTNGSQFFINIVDNTFLDGRHAVFGKVIEGLDIVDKIVNVPTRKDDPRLKDRPVKDVKIIKVSIAN